CGCGGCTACCTAGGGCTCCAGGCATTTCTTCCAAAACCAGAGCATTTCTTTGTTGTGGTGGAtgttaataacatttttctcaagGTAACAGTCGAGAAAATTCACATACCTTACACTGCACCCCATCGGAAGTGTAAGGTTCCGGGgacgcttggctggctcagtcagtggagcgcgCGACTCGATCACGGGGTTGCGGATTCAAGCCCTACGCTGGGCGCAGAGattgcctaaaaataaaatcttaaaaacaacaacaaaaaagtgcaAGTTTCCCTGCGTTCACAATATTCGCCAAGTTGCGcattccccgccccccattcTCCCTTCCCAGCCCATGGCAACTACtgattttactttctgtttcaatGGATTTGCCTGTTGGCAAAACCAGGGCATTTCTAGTAAACTGTAAGGCCCCCCAttgtggggaaggagagaaaagtggGGTGAAGTCAGGGCCCCACCAGACAGGTGGCTTGGGAGCAGGGAGCAAGGCAGCCTGAGGCCCCTGTGCAGGAAGGCTGTGTCTGCCCGGTGTGTGGCGGAAGAGGGAATGCTGGGAGGACAAAGGGCCCTTCGGGGAGAAAACAGGGGAGAACTGGATGGGGGAAGGAAGTGAAAGAGGGGGGGTGGTCCTAGGGCAGCCAGCCTTCAAGTGGCCTGGGCAGGCTGGGTCTGTCCATCTGTGTGGTTCTGCCTCCCACCACCAAGGGAGCCAACCCTTGTCCGTCTCACATCCAAGTAGTTGAGAAAGTCAGTGTTTCCTGCCAGCCCTCTGATGTAGGTCCTCTTGTCCCCAGGTGCCTACAATGCCCTGCAGGTGTATCTTGACTTTGGAGAAAGCAGCTAGAAAGATAAACCGGGGAGAAGACTGGAGGCCCggcagaggaggaggtggaaggagggagggtggcgGAGGGCAGGTGGCCTCAGGGTGGGgccccatctataaaatgcacAGCCTGCTGGCCTGGCAGGCAGAAAAGCTTGGAATCACCCCAGCAGGCACCAGCCCCTGGGATCCCTCGGACTTTGGTGAGTCCTTCCCCCAGTCTTGGCTGGGACCAGCCCGACCAGCCGCCAGGCCCCCCAGCCCGACGTGTCCCTGGGCCGCCTGCCTCCCTTGCAGAGGGCCCTGGGGCCTGGCTGGAGATGGGAGTGTTCCCAGGGTCCGCTGCCGTCCGTTTGGGGTCCTCatcacccccacctctcccattATTCCTGCAGACACCTGGGGAGCAGGACCAGCCGGTGCACAATGAACTTGTGGCTACTGCTGTGCCTGGTGGTGGCGGCCAGCTTTGTGGGCATCTGGTGTCCTACTGTCCACGCTCAAGGTAACATCGTGGGCCGTACCTACCCAGCCTCCTGGagccctcctctccccatccatcctccctgccctccctcccccatttgctcctcctctcctccagaaGCTCCCCAAACCCCACCCGTTATGTCTCCACCACTGAATTCTGATGCACAACTCCCGCCCCAGTCATGCAGAAACCTCCATGCAGTGACCCGCCCCAGTCATGCAGAAACTCCTGGCATGTGTTTGAGGCTCCCTGCGGGTGCAGGCCCCCCAGTCCCTCCTTCCAGAGCCCCTGTGATGCCTCCTCCGCCGTCTGTGACCCAAGGCCTCCCTGCCAGGACTCCAGTCAGCCCAGACACTGTGGGGGAGCAGAGTATGGCTCCCAGTGGTGGCATGGCCAGTTACTGCCGGGGACACGCTGCAGTGACATGACCCTGCAGAGCCCTGGAGACCAATGGGAGTGGGTCCCCCGTCCCAGCTCCACCCGCCTTGGGCTACCTGTGTTGCTACTCAGTCTTtatgagcctcggtttcctcatctgcaaagttgGGCCTCTGGATTCCTGCTGCACAGATAGGACATGAGACTCCAATGGGCTGGTAACTTGCAAAACTCTTGGCCCGGTGCCCGGCAACAACAATGACAACCATACTGTTATTCACGGGGAGTCCCTTCCCACTTCTCCCTGCATCGGGCACCTGAGGATTTGGTGACCAAAGGCCAGTTCTGGGCATACAGTGTCCCCCAGGAGTCCCGCCACTGTTTCCTGCATCCCCATGGGCCCCGGGGGCAGCAGCTGAGCCCCAGCAGCTGGCTGAGCAGGGTCCCCGGCTTGGTCCAAACCCCAGAGCACCATCCctaccccccaccctgcctgccccgCCTGCCCTCACTTGGTCTGAGAGGCCCTAGTCCTCTGCTTCCAGCAGACCTTAGCCTTTGCCCAAGATGGGGCTGGGCTTCATTCCCATTGTCATGCTATCAGAGGCCCATTCCAGAagccaggcccagcccagggcccttTGATCCTAGGGGCAGAGTGGCCCCCTGCCTGCCTGGTACCACAGCCCAGGGTCCATCTGACACCACTGCCCCTCGCCCTCTGGGGCCAAGGTTTGGAGATGCAGGGCAGGCTCAAGCCGCCCGCTTCTCCCATCCTTCCCACTGCACTTTGCCAGACCTTGGGTGTGGCtcctggaggtgtgtgtgtgtgtgggggggggggggggggtgtcagcaGACAGATGGGTCCCGGAGGGCCTTGAAGGCCGGTGCACTGTCTGTCACAtcacctccacccacccaccctcccaggCCCTGCTGGCACCCTCCTCCAAGACACCACCCCCaggtctctgcccttccccctcccggCACAGATCGACCTCTGGGTGTCCCACCAGGCTGGGGGATCCCCGTGACAGCCCTGGGTCCAATTCCCCTCTGTGTTTGTCTACACGTCTGGCACCTTAGTAGGAACCCAAAATGCTTTTGTCAGGCAACGAGTAGACAAACAGAGACCTCCTGGTTTCTGGTCTGGTGACCGAGTGGTCACTCTGACGGGGACAGAAAGGAGGAGGCCCTGGAGACAGCCCTAGGTGGGGAACGGCCAGCCCGGAGCAGGAGCGGGGACATCAGGAGCAGCCGGCCAGCCCATTCATTTTCGAAGGGCCTGGGCTGGGAGCCGCGTCCCCTGGCCCCTCCTCGGGGCGTCTGCGCTCCTCTGCCCCAGAGCCCTCGTGGAAGTCCTCATTCACTCTGATCCCTCATTCGTTTTGTGGTCCTGGGCCCGTCCCAGCCCGGGACCGTGGACCCCCTCCAACTCGTGCCAGCGGTCCCCTTATCAGGGGACCAAAGGTGAGCCGGGTGCCTTCCTTATCATCTGGGCTGTCTCTTGGCCTCCGCGGGCCTCGGGAGGGTTgcggcaggtgtgtgtgtgggcgcgTGTGCGTCGCTGCCCACGCGCATGCGCACAGAGATGTGAGCCCGCGGGTCGCGGCCGCAGGTGTCTCGGAGGACTGTTGCCTAGCCTACCACCGGCTCGAGAGCCTGGACTTTCTGAAGCGCGCCCTGGGGTACCAGCGCCAGGAGGTGAGCGGCAGCTGCAACCTGCCGGCTGTGATGTGAGTGGGGCTGTGGGGCctgggaggcggggcggggggcggggcccagACGCGACTTTGCCCCCGGCTCACACCCCAACCTGGGCACCCTCTCCCCCGCCAGATTCTTCTTGCGGAAACACAGGATGGTGTGTGGCAACCCCCGGGACAAGAGGGTGAAGTACTGGACAGAATTCCTGGATGCGCGGAAGGCAAAGCATCACAGAAGCCGCCTGAGAACCCCGTCCGGGGTTAGCTGGCCCCCCAGAAGCAACAAGACGAAAACTGCCCTCCGGACGACAGCTCATCCAGGTGAGGACTCTGATCATGTGACCATCCCTCCGGGGCCCCCCCGTCACCACTGCTAAGGGATGAGGGCTCTCTAGAGCAgcacaggctgggggaggggactcaACTCCGGGACCGAGGGGGCTGACTCTGTGGTCAGTCCTGCCGGTTGACACTCGGGTGGCTGTTCATTACCCTAACCCGGCTGCGGGGGGTTCGGCAAGTGCTGAGACGAAGTGTCAGGTGTGCGGGGTCCCCAGCTCCTACTCCAGTCCCCATCACCTGCTGACCTctccaatcccccccccccccaccctgcagaTCCATGAGCCCGAACACCTCCAGGATTAGCCAACACGAAGGTGGGCCGGACCTCTCCCCGCCACGACTGTCCCCTGAGgctccaggtgccccagcctgtcATTCAGGCCAGACCTCAGTGCCCGGGCCTGAGCCCAGGGCTCTTGGCTCTGTCCCGTCGCTCCTGCCACATCCTGCTCCTCAGGCAGCTGGAAGGAAAGAGCTGACCTTGCTTCAGGCCCCTTGCCTACTCCAGGAACCAGAGTCAGCCGTAAGCAGCGGGTCTTCTGGTGGATCATCTGGATTTGTCACCCACCGCAGCCTCTTGCCACCCACCCTGGGCCACGCCTGCCTGTGTCCCTTTGGGTCCTTGCAAAGCTCCAGACCGTCCCGGGACGCTCCTCCCAGACTATgcttttctatgatttttaaataaacgtTATTTAAAACATCCCCGGGGTGGGATGTCATTCCTGTCTCTGTCACATTTCATTATGGGGTGTGAGTTGCTGTCCCAGCCTGTGTTGAATCCCACGTGAATGCCACCCCAGGATCTGTGCTGAGCCCTCAAGCTGACggctccgggggtggggggcatgctGGCTGCAGGCGAGGGTGTGAGTCCAGctggtgaccttgagcaaaccgCGCACTCTCTTGGCATCTCTTTCCtggcctgtaaaatgggggtcgCTGCATTTGTTCTGCCCACACCCTTGGGCTGTAGCGAGCCTGGCTAATGCACGGAGGAGCCCTCTGCAAGCTCTGACAGGGGTCCAGAAACACTCGATAAGTCAAGTGGCCCGGAACCCAGCCAAGAATAGAGCCCCGGAGCCAGGCACTAGACTCGAGCCATCCAGCTGTCCCATCCTCGggcagcctcagtttccaccacgagagagaacattccagatgAAAACCCAGCGCTTCATCTCTAGAGGACAAGAGGCGGTTTGGGGCCAGGGGTCACACCGAGGCCCCGCTAGGCTATGCAGGCGACTCAGGCCAGTTCTACAAACCCTCTAAGCCTTCGTTCCTCCCGCTGTAAAATGGGTGACATCACGGCCTGCCTTGCACCTCCGGGGttgggagttccagccccgcagcAGGTGCAGAGATGACAATAAACAACCGACACACTACcgtctgcacacacacacacacacacacacacacaccgaccGCGTACCGACGGCCCCCTGGCATCCAGCGAGGCCATCAGATTAGGTATAGGTGCGGCTCACCCTGGGACCAGGCAGGATGCGAGCGGGGCAGGGTGACCTGCTACCTGCAACCTGGAGTGACCTTGGCCAAGCGGCCTGCCATCCGTAAGCCTGTTTTCCAATCTGTAAAACGGGGCCGAACACAACAGCTTCTATTCCACGGAGTTGCAAGGACAACCAAGCGGGTCAGTAACGGTCCTTAGAACGGTGCCGGGTACGCGGTACGTGGTCAGGGAGCGTGAGCTGCTGGAATCGGCCCCGGTGAAGCCACCCGGGCCCGCGGTGGTTGCCACCGACAGCCTGGCTTTGTGCCACTCACAGGTCTGAGGTTCGCAGAACCCGCTTGCAGCCTGGGTGccgtgtcccccacccccagctggaaGGCGGCCTTCGCCTGCGTCTCGGCTGCACGCTTTCCCCTCAGAGCCCCGGGTCGAAGCCCATCCTTCCAAAGCTCTGGGGCCTCCCGCTCCCTGACCTGTGagcccagcccggccccgcggAGGGCAGCGTCTCGTTACTTCGAGAACATGCCAAAGAGGCCGGCTTAACCCAAAATAACTTTACTGTGGCCTCTG
This DNA window, taken from Neofelis nebulosa isolate mNeoNeb1 chromosome 4, mNeoNeb1.pri, whole genome shotgun sequence, encodes the following:
- the CCL25 gene encoding C-C motif chemokine 25; this encodes MNLWLLLCLVVAASFVGIWCPTVHAQGVSEDCCLAYHRLESLDFLKRALGYQRQEVSGSCNLPAVIFFLRKHRMVCGNPRDKRVKYWTEFLDARKAKHHRSRLRTPSGVSWPPRSNKTKTALRTTAHPDP